The proteins below are encoded in one region of Anguilla anguilla isolate fAngAng1 chromosome 3, fAngAng1.pri, whole genome shotgun sequence:
- the LOC118224029 gene encoding uncharacterized protein LOC118224029 produces the protein MAEEESDFNSGRFKEELDSLLDCGVASECDLQSKNYCSRFCDLVEEYSARWQVPLPQLQVLRTALCCFAQSTVSLPSNCEHVQYALSSLALSFFELLLFFGKDEFLEDPLKDILESFQDCYVKLTRHSNAYLLQVKLVMEDGGPWESPVLQAILKESDQPQEEVERYLSSEIQVFLELRIRYLLACERIGEAMALAKACIEHSAVGKHLYFHQAYLTCLWKASLYDRLHKQVAEIDGRHAVEIICNTESEERDDLLLALCKAFLIQQLQNGDMYYLWELIFIWSKLHLRENPSKQDFLEQCQQLMLSAKNVKSVFPFVKVINAELGNEGLQFCVELCACALQMDRCHDPVTKALLYKTIAYLLPNDLEVCRACSLLVFFLERSVESYKTVYLLYTHPDQEYHVDYGPVKNHVRFETLRILKRGLFFDPEFCSLIALRTNCLKLMSEKVMEEAQAEIADLDEHRWIPNHCAKEQRKEHRESAARRANRGIRRLVGKTNKPLVKRIVVPPEVAVDSPVKKRGRKPGSRVLIVADVSLLRWSFRQLSMSQESSVKQCRERRQRHCPKQAEKRTQKRRGRKPRRLVQEGTAQAENSALRYTVRRGKKTYLSPKDRHLYQHAAMQVCKQRDRTQEMLLHRAEDGVQTSNLALMETTRGGETLPMAGVPVPGGLPVPAIQGSTLEVSFPDNEMMDTSSLEQENETPSLHQDLTVQSDTLVKGCVRAQDASMNVNFAEPCENRLIESNSPARPLTDVATVLEEHSIEADRELVRCLHSYSKIHWEPVRLSADVPRELALAQEVSKSESTELEEQGPRDPHESVLPQPPSGIGLNSPDAVEVSTPGVSQETPERVAQARSISGSTDNLPDRKNTSATTATLLKSSIHVRNCIVSQTASPPEPERKQILASVLSHANGTRSEKASAQLPAVTSIRLERCVLVLHCSLCNKDFKGGNIMRHAFAHLQREKLKCMFCGKRFNCQLTAKSHVTDHIEELKAQACPKEGTAHGIRTSESLEQVSASLSPEDRHKRKLLSDAGVPLNSGTLNHTLKDLKRQEQVSMPLKDKAALQKVNGSVVAGRPQSRKEEEFGPVDHCTFVSMDVALIGQHVVEPHPGDAQVDETTEAGRKDCETTVCGTAADEVLANGHSEDGVTVLTVSAHRESWAANQPKGGGEFCEVRCADGLREGDAGQQEAVEAKAKEQADCGGASSRPFVRLSPSAYLDERFTSMPKRRKPSPENRRPPAPQRCSSCFSSFGCAEELQRHLSLNKCTSLFGFDSDDEGKSDWA, from the exons ATGGCGGAAGAGGAGAGCGACTTCAATTCAGGAAGGTTTAAAGAAGAATTAGATAGTTTGTTGGATTGCGGCGTTGCCAGCGAATGTGATTTACAAAGCAAGAACTACTGTTCAAGGTTTTGCGAT TTGGTGGAGGAATACAGCGCACGATGGCAAGTACCATTGCCTCAGCTACAGGTGCTGCGGACAGCGCTGTGCTGCTTCGCCCAGAGTACGGTCTCTTTACCATCCAACTGCGAGCACGTGCAGTATGCACTGAGCAGCCTTGCCTT GAGCTTTTTTGaactgttgctgttttttgggAAGGATGAGTTTCTGGAGGATCCTTTGAAAGACATCCTTGAATCTTTTCAG GACTGTTACGTGAAATTGACAAGACACAGTAATGCCTACCTGCTCCAGGTGAAGCTTGTCATGGAAGATGGCGGGCCATGGGAGAGTCCTGTGCTGCAGGCCATTCTGAAAGAATCAGACCAGCCTCAGGAGGAAG tggagAGATACTTGAGCTCTGAAATCCAAGTCTTCTTGGAGCTGCGCATACGATACCTGCTGGCATGCGAACGCATTGGAGAGGCCATGGCCCTGGCCAAGGCCTGCATAGAACACTCGGCGGTGGGGAAACACCTGTACTTTCACCAGGCCTACCTGACGTGCCTCTGGAAAGCATCTCTCTATGACCGTCTGCACAAACAA GTGGCTGAGATCGATGGGAGGCACGCCGTGGAGATCATCTGCAACACGGAGAGCGAGGAGAGGGACGACCTGCTCCTGGCTCTCTGCAAAGCCttcctcattcagcagctgcaGAATGGAGACATGTACTACCTGTG GGAGCTGATCTTCATATGGAGCAAACTGCACCTCAGGGAAAATCCTTCGAAGCAGGACTTCCTGGAACAGTGCCAGCAGCTGATGCTATCTGCGAAAAATGTCAAATCTGTTTTTCCATTCGTGAAAGTCATCAATGCAGAA CTGGGGAACGAAGGCTTGCAGTTCTGCGTGGAGCTGTGCGCCTGTgctcttcaaatggaccgttgCCATGACCCCGTCACCAAGGCGCTTCTCTACAAGACCATCGCCTACCTGCTGCCTAACGACCTGGAAGTCTGCCGGGCCTGCTCCCTGCTGGTGTTCTTTCTGGAACGTTCCGTGGAATCCTACAAGACGGTGTACCTCCTCTACACCCATCCCGACCAGGAGTACCACGTAGACTACGGCCCTGTCAAGAACCACGTCCGCTTTGAGACGCTTCGGATCCTGAAAAGGGGGCTGTTTTTCGACCCGGAGTTCTGCAGCCTGATTGCTCTGAGGACGAACTGCCTGAAGCTGATGAGCGAGAAGGTGATGGAAGAGGCTCAGGCAGAAATCGCGGATTTGGACGAGCACAGGTGGATACCGAACCACTGCGCGAAAGAGCAGCGTAAGGAGCACCGGGAGTCCGCGGCCCGTCGTGCCAACCGGGGGATAAGGCGGCTTGTGGGGAAGACCAACAAGCCGCTGGTAAAACGCATCGTCGTGCCGCCGGAGGTTGCCGTAGATTCCCCCGTGAAGAAGAGGGGCAGGAAGCCCGGGTCGCGCGTCCTCATTGTGGCGGACGTGTCCCTGCTGAGATGGTCTTTCAGGCAGCTTAGCATGTCTCAGGAATCCTCTGTCAAGCAGTGCAGGGAGAGGCGGCAGCGGCACTGTCCGAAGCAGGCCGAGAAGAGGACCCAGAAACGACGCGGCAGGAAGCCACGGAGACTCGTGCAAGAGGGCACGGCCCAGGCGGAGAACAGTGCCCTCAGATACACTGTGCGCCGTGGGAAGAAAACATACCTGTCCCCTAAAGACAGACACCTTTACCAACATGCTGCAATGCAGGTGTGCAAACAAAGGGACAGAACACAAGAAATGTTGTTGCATCGAGCAGAAGATGGCGTGCAGACCTCTAATCTGGCATTGATGGAGACTACACGTGGAGGAGAAACATTACCTATGGCGGGTGTACCGGTTCCAGGTGGTCTACCGGTCCCTGCTATCCAGGGCTCTACGCTGGAAGTCTCATTTCCTGACAATGAAATGATGGACACGTCCTCCCTGGAGCAAGAGAATGAAACACCAAGCTTACACCAGGATCTCACGGTCCAATCAGATACTCTTGTCAAGGGCTGTGTAAGAGCACAGGATGCTTCCATGAACGTGAACTTTGCTGAACCTTGTGAAAACCGTCTGATTGAATCAAACAGTCCAGCAAGACCACTGACAGACGTGGCTACGGTTTTGGAGGAACATTCTATTGAGGCAGACAGAGAATTAGTGCGGTGTTTGCATAGCTATTCTAAAATTCATTGGGAGCCTGTCAGGCTCTCAGCCGATGTGCCAAGGGAGTTAGCTCTTGCGCAAGAGGTGAGCAAGTCCGAAAGCACTGAGCTAGAGGAGCAGGGCCCCAGAGATCCCCATGAGTCAGTCCTCCCACAGCCTCCATCGGGCATTGGATTGAATTCCCCAGATGCGGTGGAGGTTTCCACACCAGGAGTTTCTCAGGAGACACCTGAGAGGGTTGCACAAGCCCGGTCTATCTCTGGAAGCACAGACAATCTTCCGGATAGAAAAAACACCTCTGCCACGACAGCTACACTTCTCAAAAGTTCTATTCATGTCCGTAACTGCATTGTATCCCAGACCGCTTCGCCCCCCGAACCTGAACGGAAACAAATATTAGCCTCCGTGCTATCGCATGCTAATGGCACACGATCAGAAAAGGCTTCTGCCCAACTCCCGGCTGTTACCTCTATCAGACTTGAGCGTTGTGTCCTGGTGCTTCACTGTAGCCTGTGCAACAAGGACTTCAAGGGTGGAAACATAATGCGACATGCTTTCGCTCACCTTCAAAGGGAAAAGCTCAAGTGCATGTTTTGTGGAAAACGGTTTAACTGCCAGTTGACTGCAAAGAGCCACGTAACGGACCACATCGAGGAACTGAAAGCACAGGCCTGCCCCAAGGAAGGCACCGCCCATGGAATTAGAACTTCTGAATCCTTGGAACAAGTTTCAGCATCTTTATCACCTGAAGACAGGCACAAAAGGAAACTGTTGAGCGACGCTGGGGTTCCTTTAAACAGCGGGACGTTGAACCATACACTAAAAGACTTGAAAAGGCAAGAACAAGTTTCAATGCCTCTGAAAGATAAAGCAGCCCTTCAGAAGGTTAATGGATCAGTTGTGGCAGGGAGACCACAGagcaggaaggaggaagagtTCGGCCCTGTGGATCACTGTACGTTTGTCAGCATGGATGTGGCTCTAATCGGCCAGCACGTGGTGGAGCCTCACCCCGGAGACGCTCAGGTCGATGAAACCACCGAAGCTGGACGCAAGGACTGCGAAACAACTGTATGCGGGACGGCAGCGGACGAGGTGCTTGCAAATGGGCACAGTGAAGACGGGGTGACAGTCCTGACAGTCTCCGCCCACAGAGAGTCCTGGGCTGCCAATCAACCGAAAGGGGGCGGCGAGTTCTGTGAGGTCAGGTGCGCGGACGGTTTGAGAGAAGGTGACGCCGGTCAGCAGGAGGCAGTTGAGGCCAAGGCGAAGGAGCAGGCGGACTGTGGCGGGGCGTCCAGCAGGCCCTTCGTTCGCCTCTCCCCTTCAGCCTACCTGGACGAGCGGTTCACCAGCATGCCCAAGCGCAGGAAGCCGTCGCCTGAAAACCgccgccccccggccccgcagcgctgctccagctgcttctCCTCCTTCGGCTGCGCGGAGGAGCTGCAGCGCCACCTGTCGCTCAACAAGTGCACTTCTCTGTTTGGCTTTGACTCGGACGACGAGGGAAAGTCGGACTGGGCTTGA
- the LOC118222781 gene encoding 5-hydroxytryptamine receptor 1F-like, whose translation MDLSNLTVTDNPLDTGGKSTSGNILLTLTLSVLAVMTTGINSLVISAIVVTRKLHHPANYLICSLAVTDLLVAILVMPFSIVYISKETWIMGRVVCHIWLGVDVTCCTCSILHLAAIAVDRYRAITDAVEYSRKRTSRRAAVMIAAVWLISVLISLPPLVWRSRDGEYECIIRHHQVAFTIYSTFGAFYIPLGLILILYYKIYRAAKTLYHRRGTSRLTKQETNGTTLPICPDREQQSPDTVSPMDKSFSEHSTEGDRPRGTIKSLPSESRRERSFKGPWISVPREKRAATMLGLILGAFVICWLPFFLKEVIVNVCASCGVSGATADFLTWLGYLNSLINPLIYTIFNEDFKKAFKKLVKCRHYL comes from the coding sequence ATGGATTTATCTAACCTCACTGTTACGGATAATCCCCTGGATACAGGGGGTAAGAGCACTTCAGGCAATATTCTCCTCACCCTGACTCTGTCCGTGTTGGCGGTAATGACCACCGGCATCAACTCTCTGGTTATTTCCGCCATTGTCGTCACCCGGAAGCTTCACCATCCCGCCAACTACCTGATCTGCTCACTGGCAGTCACCGACCTCCTGGTGGCAATCTTGGTGATGCCCTTCAGCATCGTTTACATCTCCAAGGAGACCTGGATCATGGGGCGGGTGGTGTGCCACATCTGGCTGGGTGTGGACGTCACCTGTTGCACCTGCTCCATCCTGCACCTGGCAGCCATTGCCGTGGACCGCTACCGGGCCATCACGGACGCGGTGGAGTACTCGCGTAAGCGCACATCCCGCCGGGCTGCCGTCATGATCGCGGCCGTTTGGCTCATCTCTGTCCTCATCTCGCTGCCCCCGCTGGTGTGGAGGAGCAGGGACGGGGAGTACGAGTGCATCATCCGGCACCACCAGGTGGCCTTCACCATCTACTCCACCTTCGGCGCGTTCTACATCCCGCTGggcctcatcctcatcctctaCTACAAGATCTACCGCGCTGCTAAGACGCTCTACCACCGGAGGGGGACCAGCCGGCTTACCAAGCAAGAGACGAACGGGACCACCCTGCCCATCTGCCCGGACCGAGAACAGCAGAGCCCGGACACTGTTAGCCCAATGGATAAGTCCTTCTCCGAGCACTCGACTGAAGGGGATCGTCCCCGTGGCACCATAAAGAGCTTGCCCAGCGAGTCCCGCCGGGAGAGGTCCTTCAAGGGCCCATGGATCTCCGTCCCCAGGGAAAAGCGGGCGGCGACCATGCTGGGGCTCATTCTGGGGGCCTTTGTGATCTGCTGGCTGCCCTTCTTCCTCAAAGAGGTGATTGTCAACGTCTGCGCTTCCTGTGGCGTCTCCGGGGCGACGGCCGACTTCCTGACCTGGCTTGGGTACCTCAACTCCCTGATCAACCCCCTCATTTACACTATCTTCAACGAAGATTTCAAAAAGGCCTTCAAGAAACTGGTCAAGTGCAGGCATTACCTTTGA